The sequence TCGAAGACGAACTCCCCCATGCTGTGGGACTTGAGGTACATGGGGCAGGCGCCGAGGAGGTCCTTCCCCTTTTCGACCACGAGGTGGTGCGGCGCCCAGCCGGTCTGGTCGCAGACGCAGCCGGTGTCTTCCAGGCAGTCCAGCCAGTCCCAGCGCATGAACGGCGAGCCGTCCCGCAGCAGTGAATCCCACGCCTCCCGCGTCACCTCGTTGATGCGCCGGACGATGCGGACCGAGAGCCGTTCCTCCTCCATGGCCCCACCTTCTTGCCAGAAGGACCCCATCAGGTCTAGGTGTCTGTCTGATCATGACTCTCTTCGCTCTCAGCCTCCTCCTGGCGGCCGCCTTCGTTCATGCCACCTGGAACCTGCTGCTCAAGAAGGCCCAGGGCGGGCCGGCGTTCCAGTGGTTGTTCGGCGTGCTGTCCGTTGGCCTGTACCTGCCCGCGGTGCTGGCGTGGTGTTGGTACCGCCCGACCCACCTGAGCACGACGATGGTCGCCGTGATCGCGGGCAGCAGCGTGTTGCACACGCTCTACTACGGAGTCCTGCAGCGCGGGTACCGGGTGGGCGACCTGTCCGTGGTCTACCCGTTGGCCCGCGGCACCGGGCCTTTTCTGGCCGTTATCGGAGCGGTGCTGATTCTCGGGGAGCGTCCCACCGCCGGGGTCATGGCCGGCGGTATCCTCATCATCGCGGGCGTCTTCGTGTTGAGCGGCGCCGGCGCCTGGTCCCGGCGCGGCGCGCCGTCGGGGGCCGCGGTGACGTACGGCCTGGCCACCGGGGTGGTGATCGCCAGCTACACGCTGTGGGACAAGAACGCCGTGAGCGCAATCGGCATCGCGCCCTTGCTCCTCGACTGGGGCACCAACTGCGGGCGCACCATCCTGCTGGCGCCCGTCGCTTGGCGCCGCCGCCCCGAGCTGCGCCACCACTGGCTGCGGCACCGCCGCGAGGCCCTGGGGGTGGCGCT comes from Deltaproteobacteria bacterium and encodes:
- a CDS encoding DMT family transporter, translated to MTLFALSLLLAAAFVHATWNLLLKKAQGGPAFQWLFGVLSVGLYLPAVLAWCWYRPTHLSTTMVAVIAGSSVLHTLYYGVLQRGYRVGDLSVVYPLARGTGPFLAVIGAVLILGERPTAGVMAGGILIIAGVFVLSGAGAWSRRGAPSGAAVTYGLATGVVIASYTLWDKNAVSAIGIAPLLLDWGTNCGRTILLAPVAWRRRPELRHHWLRHRREALGVALLNPLAYILVLTALQITPVSHIAPAREISILIGSLMGIRLLGEGAAGVRLLAVASMTLGLILIVWNGPVSSN